The genomic window CTTAATAAATTCTGATTTTTACCAGTTAATTATCAATTAATTAGAGGCTTTGTAGCTAACCATAAATTACATTACAAGCCTTTCTCCATAGCTATAAAATACAATATTTATGTTACTTTTTCATACGAACAAATATTGAATTTAATAAAATAATCCGCAATTATAGTCATGGGAAGAGAGAAATAAAGCTCAATTTTCCATCAACATAACTTTACTAACAAGGAATTAATCCAATGGCTGAAATTAAAATCAACCAACTAAACATTGAAAATAATCCAGAAATAATTGACCTGAAAGCAGAAGCTGCACAAGGTAATTCCGCAGCTATTGTTGCTTTCAAAAGCTTACGTGGAGGTCTTGCTACTCGTAAGGCTTGTTGGTGTGTTCAACATGTGTTCTAAGAGTTTGTATCGAAGAATATTTGATACAGTTTTGAGAACCATAAAAATGGAACTCATTTTCTAAAACAACATTAATTTTATCCACAATAGCAATTTTTAGAGCTGTTGTGGATAAATTTCATCAAAATCACTAATTAAGCCAGGATGTAGTTTTTTGCCATAAGTAACATATTTTAGGTTTTTTAAATTTTTATTGTGGAGGAAATTTTACTATGTTGATGCTGAATAGGTTACCTGTAAATTGGTTAAATCGACCATATATTGATTTAGGTGACTTTAATATTGGTGCATTTCATCTCTATGGAATTGAGTTTAATTATCGTAATTTAGTTAGTGAAAAACCTATTAGCACAGGGCCATTTCAGCATAATGTTCAGGTTAATCTTCCTCCATCCTTTAGAGACAGTTTGTTAAGAGAAACTGGCTTATTACAGTATCAAGTTAAAAATCCTTTAGAACTAAGCACTGAGTTACGCACAGAAAGATGGCATAAGCTATGTGAATATTTGACACACTATCAAGAACTACCAACCGTGATGAAGTTCAGAGTTATCAGTCTGTTAAAAGGTCTATGTTTAGATGAGGCGGTATTAGAATATGTACCGGAGATGTCAGCTTCAGAAATAGCGCAAGATCCTATATTAGCAGCCTTGGCTTTTTCCCGATCCATGTGCAGTTTAATGATTAATCTTGATTCTGGCACAGTTCAAAACTTAAGTGAATTGGAACTGATTGCTAATTATGCTCCATCTGGAACTCAAACAAAATTTGGTGCGGCTCTTCAGTTGGTAGTGCAGTATGCAAAAACATTTAGGAATTTAGCACAGGCGGAATATTGGAGGGAAATAGCTACCCAAGAACTGAAGAATTTAAAATCGTCTTTGGATGAGTTTACCTATACTCGCCTACTGAGTATTTATTACAGAGCCGTGGTTTTTGTACCGCTTATCAAGAATGATCAACAACAAGTTATTCAGGAAATGGATCTGAGTGAATCTTATGGAAATAGATTAATTTTAATTGCTAGTAATGACAATGAAAAAATAGTAGCTGATGAAAATCTCAATATAGTTTTTGAGAGTAGAACGAAAGAAGCCTTGTGGCTTGGTGATATAGATTTAGCCGAAGAGCGATCGCAAAAACTCACCCAGATGGATAAATTAGATCCTAGATACCGTCTAGAGTTGGGAGAAATTTACATCAAGCAGGGTAAAATAGCAGCAGCTGCTCAGATGTATCGTTCCGCAGCCAGACTAGGGCCACCAGGAACAGAGATAGCTTGGTTTATGGCAGGTCAATGTCATGAGCAACTAGGTGAAATAGATATAGCTTGTGATTGTTACCTCGCTGCTATACAGATGGATTCATTAGCTATTTCTGCTGTAGAGCGACTTAATCTTTTAGCTCCGCGTTTGGGGGATTTAGCTCTTACCCAATGGAGCAATATCCGCTTATCAGAATTACGAGAACAGCAAGAAATTATAGCCAATCAACCCACAACTTCTTACATACCAGAAGCCTCTTCTGAGTTGAAGAAAGCCGCAGAAAAAATCATGGTTTAGTCATTTTGTAATATATCTGCCTAACATAGCTCAATACGGTTCGGATTAACCCAAAATTCTCATGTAGAGACGCGATTTATCGCGTCTTTTAACACTAATTATCTACACTAATAAACCTTAAAGGTCAAAAAAATATCCAAAATGTAGTGGCGTGACCAGACTAAAATGTTGCAATAGAAATTAGTTTTAT from Nostoc sp. UHCC 0870 includes these protein-coding regions:
- a CDS encoding tetratricopeptide repeat protein — its product is MLMLNRLPVNWLNRPYIDLGDFNIGAFHLYGIEFNYRNLVSEKPISTGPFQHNVQVNLPPSFRDSLLRETGLLQYQVKNPLELSTELRTERWHKLCEYLTHYQELPTVMKFRVISLLKGLCLDEAVLEYVPEMSASEIAQDPILAALAFSRSMCSLMINLDSGTVQNLSELELIANYAPSGTQTKFGAALQLVVQYAKTFRNLAQAEYWREIATQELKNLKSSLDEFTYTRLLSIYYRAVVFVPLIKNDQQQVIQEMDLSESYGNRLILIASNDNEKIVADENLNIVFESRTKEALWLGDIDLAEERSQKLTQMDKLDPRYRLELGEIYIKQGKIAAAAQMYRSAARLGPPGTEIAWFMAGQCHEQLGEIDIACDCYLAAIQMDSLAISAVERLNLLAPRLGDLALTQWSNIRLSELREQQEIIANQPTTSYIPEASSELKKAAEKIMV